The Lacipirellula parvula genome window below encodes:
- a CDS encoding beta-ketoacyl-[acyl-carrier-protein] synthase family protein has protein sequence MIRSASDDQRIVITGIGLTAPNGDNLADYRAALLAGKSGVEPYNIRYVGDTLAGVCHFNELKYQGRKDVRRGTRAGSVSIYCAREAVADSGIDWEAIDRERVGVYIGLTEHGNVETENEVYEISQFNYDTKVWTHHHNPRTVANNPAGEITLNMGITGPHYTIGAACAAGNAGLIQGAQMLMLGECDFAIAGGVSESIRTFGIFAGFASQGALASNADPTKASRPFDRGRNGIVVSEGGCIYTLERYSDATRRGAKIYGELVGWSMTSDATDFVLPNPTQQARCMNQALKRAGLNAEDIDIVSTHATATPSGDVQECIALRTVFGESKRTHINNTKSFIGHAMGAAGSLELAGNLPSFQDGVCHATINVDDLDPECELPGLVLNEPRETQGVEYILNNSFGMLGINSAVIIKRV, from the coding sequence ATGATTCGCAGCGCTTCCGACGACCAACGCATCGTGATCACGGGCATCGGCTTGACCGCGCCCAACGGCGACAATCTCGCCGACTATCGCGCTGCGCTGTTGGCTGGAAAGAGCGGCGTCGAGCCGTACAACATCCGCTACGTCGGCGACACGCTGGCCGGGGTTTGCCACTTCAACGAGCTGAAGTACCAGGGGCGGAAAGACGTCCGCCGCGGCACGCGTGCTGGCAGCGTCAGTATTTACTGTGCCCGCGAGGCGGTGGCGGACTCGGGGATTGATTGGGAGGCGATCGACCGCGAGCGGGTCGGGGTTTACATCGGCCTCACCGAACATGGCAATGTCGAGACCGAGAACGAAGTCTACGAGATCAGCCAGTTCAACTACGACACGAAGGTTTGGACCCACCACCACAACCCGCGGACCGTGGCGAACAACCCGGCGGGCGAGATCACGCTCAACATGGGGATCACCGGCCCCCACTACACGATCGGGGCCGCCTGTGCCGCCGGCAATGCGGGGCTGATTCAGGGCGCCCAGATGTTGATGCTCGGCGAGTGCGACTTTGCGATCGCCGGCGGCGTTTCGGAGAGCATTCGCACGTTTGGCATCTTCGCCGGGTTCGCCAGCCAAGGGGCCTTGGCCAGCAACGCCGACCCGACGAAGGCATCGCGCCCGTTTGATCGCGGTCGCAACGGCATCGTCGTCTCCGAGGGGGGCTGCATTTACACCCTCGAGCGGTACAGCGACGCGACGCGACGCGGGGCGAAGATCTACGGCGAACTGGTCGGCTGGTCGATGACGAGCGACGCCACCGATTTCGTGTTGCCGAACCCGACGCAGCAGGCTCGCTGCATGAATCAGGCGCTCAAGCGAGCGGGGCTGAACGCGGAAGACATCGACATCGTGAGCACCCACGCCACGGCGACGCCGAGCGGCGACGTGCAGGAGTGCATCGCGCTGCGGACGGTGTTCGGCGAGTCGAAGCGGACGCATATCAACAACACGAAAAGCTTCATCGGCCACGCGATGGGCGCGGCGGGCTCCCTGGAACTGGCGGGCAACTTGCCTTCGTTTCAGGATGGCGTCTGCCATGCGACGATCAACGTCGACGACCTCGACCCCGAGTGCGAGTTGCCGGGGCTCGTGCTGAACGAACCACGCGAGACGCAGGGCGTCGAATACATTTTGAACAATTCGTTCGGCATGCTGGGGATCAACTCGGCTGTCATTATTAAACGCGTTTAG
- a CDS encoding acyl carrier protein, producing the protein MTRDEIKLEVLDILSDIAPDEDLSTLNDDQSFREQMELDSMDFLDIVMELRKRHRIQIPEDDYVNLASMTSTVTYLEPLMKDIQKV; encoded by the coding sequence ATGACCCGCGATGAGATCAAACTAGAGGTCCTCGACATCTTGTCCGACATCGCTCCCGATGAGGATTTGTCGACTCTGAACGACGACCAGAGCTTCCGCGAGCAGATGGAGCTCGACAGCATGGACTTTCTCGACATCGTCATGGAGCTGCGCAAGCGGCACCGGATTCAGATTCCGGAAGACGACTACGTCAACCTAGCGAGCATGACGTCGACGGTGACGTATCTTGAGCCGTTGATGAAGGATATCCAAAAGGTTTAA
- a CDS encoding phytoene desaturase family protein: MYDTLIIGAGMSGLAAGIRLAYYDQRVCIVERHTTIGGLNGFYRLRGRDYDVGLHALTNITPKGAKRGPLARLLRQLRLSWDDFAISPQIGSEIVFPSARLRFDNDLDLFRAEIARTFPAQVDNFERLVAEVAEYDDLNETHAAISARERLNELLTEPLLVEMLFCPLMFYGSAREHDMDWGQFSIMFRSIFMEGLGRPHAGVRLILKQLVRKFRGVGGELKLRTGVERLHVEDGRVAGVVLQNGQTIEAKRVLSSAGWPETMRLCDDGQAVTAQRPPGRLSFCETIATLDVEPKRLGHDRTITFYNDSDTFDWSESHEPCDLRSGVICSPNNFEYDEPLDKKGEGVMRITALANFDYWRGLDEPTYRLEKLRWYDYITDSAVRFIPDYRGRVVDTDMFTPTTIVRFTGHDNGAIYGAPEKQLDGRTHLENLFICGTDQGFVGIIGAITSGIGMANMHCLRDS; this comes from the coding sequence ATGTACGACACCCTCATCATCGGCGCCGGGATGAGCGGCTTGGCCGCGGGGATTCGGCTCGCTTATTACGATCAGCGGGTCTGCATTGTCGAGCGACACACGACGATCGGCGGGCTCAACGGATTTTATCGGCTGCGCGGCCGTGATTACGACGTCGGGCTGCACGCGCTGACGAACATCACGCCGAAGGGCGCCAAACGCGGGCCGCTCGCGCGGTTGCTGCGGCAGTTGCGGCTATCTTGGGACGACTTTGCGATCTCGCCGCAGATTGGGTCGGAGATCGTGTTCCCCAGCGCGCGGCTGCGGTTCGACAACGACCTCGATCTGTTCCGCGCGGAGATCGCGCGGACGTTTCCAGCGCAGGTCGATAACTTCGAGCGGCTCGTCGCCGAAGTGGCTGAGTACGACGATCTCAACGAAACGCATGCGGCGATTTCCGCGCGCGAGCGGCTTAACGAGTTGCTCACCGAGCCGCTGCTGGTGGAGATGCTGTTCTGCCCGCTGATGTTCTACGGCTCGGCCCGCGAACATGACATGGACTGGGGGCAGTTCTCGATCATGTTCCGCAGCATTTTTATGGAAGGGCTGGGGCGGCCCCATGCGGGGGTGCGGCTGATTCTCAAGCAACTCGTGCGGAAGTTCCGCGGCGTGGGGGGCGAACTGAAGCTCCGCACCGGCGTCGAGCGGCTGCATGTCGAGGATGGCCGCGTGGCCGGCGTCGTGCTGCAAAATGGGCAGACCATCGAGGCGAAACGCGTGCTGTCGTCGGCTGGTTGGCCGGAGACGATGCGGCTGTGCGACGACGGGCAAGCGGTGACGGCGCAGCGTCCGCCGGGGCGGCTGAGCTTTTGCGAAACGATTGCGACGCTCGACGTCGAACCGAAACGGCTTGGGCACGATCGGACGATTACGTTTTACAACGACAGCGATACGTTCGATTGGAGCGAGTCGCACGAGCCGTGCGACTTGCGGAGCGGCGTTATTTGCAGTCCGAACAATTTTGAGTACGACGAGCCGCTCGACAAGAAGGGCGAGGGCGTGATGCGGATCACGGCCTTGGCGAACTTCGACTATTGGCGCGGCCTCGACGAGCCAACGTACCGGCTAGAAAAGCTGCGGTGGTACGACTACATTACCGACTCGGCGGTCCGGTTCATTCCCGACTATCGCGGGCGGGTGGTCGACACCGACATGTTCACGCCGACGACGATCGTGCGGTTTACCGGGCACGACAATGGCGCTATCTACGGGGCGCCGGAGAAGCAACTCGACGGGCGGACACACCTGGAGAATCTGTTCATTTGCGGGACGGACCAGGGGTTTGTGGGGATCATCGGGGCGATCACCAGCGGCATCGGCATGGCGAACATGCATTGTTTGCGGGATTCGTGA
- a CDS encoding phytoene desaturase family protein: protein MAKDFLKDARDHYDVVVIGSGLAGLTAANVLARAGRSVLLLEQHYKLGGMATWFKRPGGHIFDISLHGFPVGMIKSCRRYWTKEIADSIVQLTGIRFDNPMFSLTTTFNRDDFTKLLIEEFKVAPEAVQGFFDTARGMNFYDDQQTTTRQLFDRFFPGREDVIRLLMEPITYANGSTLEDPAISYGIVFSNFMSKGVFTFEGGTDRLIGLMEEELKKSGVDIRINCNVEHIDCTGGQVRSVTVNGRTISCGAVMSNANLKQTIFNLVGEEYFDKGFVDDAREVRLNNSSTQVYIALKPDDVIDESTGDLLFSSTAPVFQTDLLLSRDVTSRTFSFYYPRTRPEGRPRCLVVSSTNARYEDWANLPEDEYEASKQDLCETTLDALDKYVPNIRERVDHVEASTPVTFKHYTQHIAGASFGTKFEGLAVSRAIPQQVSGLFHAGSVGIIMSGWLGAMNYGVIVANEVDSNLMAAAKAAT from the coding sequence ATGGCCAAAGATTTTCTTAAAGACGCCCGCGATCACTATGACGTGGTCGTCATTGGTTCCGGGTTGGCGGGGCTGACTGCCGCCAACGTGCTGGCTCGCGCCGGCCGTTCGGTGCTGTTGCTCGAGCAGCACTACAAGCTCGGCGGCATGGCGACGTGGTTCAAGCGTCCCGGCGGGCACATCTTCGATATCTCGCTGCACGGGTTCCCGGTCGGCATGATCAAAAGCTGCCGGCGGTACTGGACCAAGGAGATTGCCGACAGCATCGTGCAGCTGACGGGCATTCGGTTCGACAACCCGATGTTCTCGCTGACGACGACGTTCAATCGCGACGATTTCACGAAGCTGCTGATCGAAGAGTTCAAGGTCGCGCCCGAAGCGGTGCAGGGCTTCTTCGATACCGCCCGTGGGATGAACTTTTACGACGACCAGCAGACGACGACGCGGCAACTGTTCGATCGGTTCTTCCCCGGCCGCGAAGACGTCATCCGGTTGCTGATGGAGCCGATTACCTACGCGAACGGCAGCACGCTCGAAGATCCGGCGATCAGCTACGGCATCGTGTTCTCGAATTTCATGTCAAAAGGCGTGTTCACGTTCGAGGGAGGCACCGACCGGCTGATCGGGCTCATGGAAGAGGAATTGAAGAAGAGCGGCGTCGATATTCGCATCAACTGCAACGTCGAGCACATCGACTGCACGGGCGGGCAGGTGCGCTCGGTGACGGTGAACGGGCGGACGATTAGCTGCGGCGCCGTGATGTCGAACGCGAACCTCAAGCAGACGATTTTTAATCTCGTCGGCGAGGAGTATTTCGACAAAGGGTTTGTCGACGATGCGCGTGAGGTGCGGCTCAATAATTCGAGCACGCAGGTGTACATCGCGCTGAAGCCGGACGACGTCATCGATGAGTCGACCGGCGATTTGCTCTTCAGCAGCACGGCGCCGGTGTTTCAGACCGACTTGCTGCTGAGCCGCGACGTGACGAGCCGGACGTTCTCGTTCTACTATCCGCGGACGCGGCCTGAGGGGCGGCCGCGGTGCTTGGTCGTTTCGAGCACGAACGCCCGCTACGAAGATTGGGCCAACCTGCCCGAGGACGAATACGAAGCGAGCAAGCAAGACTTGTGCGAGACGACGCTCGATGCGCTCGACAAGTATGTGCCGAACATTCGCGAGCGGGTCGATCATGTCGAAGCGTCGACGCCGGTGACGTTCAAGCATTACACGCAGCACATCGCGGGGGCGAGCTTCGGGACCAAGTTCGAAGGGCTCGCGGTGAGCCGGGCAATTCCGCAGCAGGTGAGCGGGCTGTTCCATGCCGGGAGCGTCGGCATCATCATGAGCGGCTGGCTCGGGGCGATGAACTACGGGGTGATCGTGGCGAATGAGGTTGATTCGAATTTGATGGCTGCCGCGAAGGCGGCGACTTAG
- a CDS encoding 3-hydroxyacyl-ACP dehydratase FabZ family protein, whose amino-acid sequence MSLEQIKAAIPHREPFLLIDEIVEQSENRIVCRKTFSGDEFWYAGHYPDYPITPGVILCEASMQAGAVLLSKLVSGADDRVPVATRANNVQFKKMVLPGDTVELEVELTERLSTAFFMTAKVTVGGKVACRLEFACTLAPKN is encoded by the coding sequence ATGTCCCTCGAACAAATCAAAGCCGCTATTCCGCATCGCGAGCCGTTCTTGCTTATCGACGAGATCGTCGAGCAGTCGGAGAATCGCATTGTTTGCCGGAAGACGTTCAGCGGCGACGAGTTTTGGTACGCGGGGCATTACCCCGATTACCCGATTACGCCGGGCGTGATTTTGTGCGAAGCGTCGATGCAGGCGGGGGCCGTGCTGTTGTCGAAGCTAGTCTCGGGCGCCGACGATCGCGTGCCGGTGGCGACGCGGGCGAACAACGTGCAGTTCAAAAAGATGGTGCTGCCGGGCGACACGGTGGAGTTGGAAGTCGAGCTGACCGAGCGACTGTCGACGGCGTTTTTTATGACGGCGAAGGTGACGGTCGGCGGGAAGGTGGCTTGCCGGTTGGAGTTTGCTTGTACGTTGGCTCCGAAGAATTAA
- a CDS encoding enoyl-ACP reductase FabI: protein MSDFLQLAGRRIALFGVANRKSVAFHVGQVLRDAGAEVVYVVRSSARQASVAKLVGEAPVYVCDVEHQDQIDALAAKFAADFDGFHGLVHSIAFAAYDERGMRPFHETSREQLLRTFDVSCFSLVALANAMKDQLARDASVVTISISTTRMASENYGFMAPVKAALDSSLAFLAKSFSQFSEVRFNAVAPGLLKTSASAGIPGYVDSYLYAERATLRGRAVATEEVANAVAFLLSPRSSGMNAQRLVIDAGMEVNYFDPRLVKPAVDALPRD from the coding sequence ATGTCCGATTTTCTCCAACTCGCCGGTCGCCGCATTGCGTTGTTTGGCGTCGCGAATCGCAAGAGCGTGGCGTTTCACGTCGGCCAAGTGTTGCGGGATGCGGGCGCCGAAGTGGTGTACGTCGTGCGGTCGTCGGCTCGGCAGGCGTCGGTGGCAAAACTGGTCGGCGAGGCGCCGGTTTACGTGTGCGACGTTGAGCATCAGGATCAGATCGACGCGCTCGCCGCGAAATTTGCCGCCGACTTTGACGGGTTTCACGGGCTGGTTCACTCGATCGCGTTCGCGGCTTACGACGAGCGGGGGATGCGGCCGTTTCATGAGACGTCGCGCGAGCAGTTGCTGCGGACGTTCGACGTCAGCTGTTTTTCGCTCGTCGCCTTGGCGAATGCGATGAAGGACCAGCTCGCCCGCGATGCGTCGGTGGTGACGATTTCGATCAGCACGACGCGGATGGCGAGCGAGAACTACGGATTCATGGCGCCGGTGAAGGCGGCGCTTGACTCGAGCCTCGCGTTTCTGGCGAAGTCGTTTAGCCAGTTCTCCGAAGTGCGGTTCAACGCCGTGGCGCCGGGGCTGCTGAAGACGAGCGCGTCGGCGGGCATTCCGGGGTACGTCGATTCGTACCTCTACGCCGAGCGGGCGACGCTGCGGGGGAGGGCGGTGGCGACCGAGGAAGTCGCGAACGCCGTGGCGTTTTTGCTGAGCCCGCGGTCGAGCGGGATGAACGCCCAGCGGCTGGTGATCGACGCGGGGATGGAAGTGAACTACTTTGATCCGCGGCTCGTAAAACCGGCCGTTGATGCGCTGCCGCGAGACTGA
- a CDS encoding bifunctional transcriptional activator/DNA repair enzyme AdaA translates to MTANALPSTANFDQRYDAITRRDPEYVGSFVTAVKTTGIFCHPTCRARTPKRENVEFFATAHEAIVHGYRPCKVCKPMEAPDETPGFIQALIEELQADPSLRYRADDLRRRGIEPATVRRWFLRHHQMTFNAYQRMLRLNRAYRELSAGQSVAAAAFDSGYESLSGFTDGFRNALGTPPSQASAATVIHLARLSTPLGPMVACATDEGVCLCEFADRRMLETEFADLRKRLNAVILPADDNPHLGQLDRELQEYFAGTRTVFETPLHTPTTPFRQRVWDELITIPYGATRSYGEQAERIGKPTAVRAVASANGQNRIAIVIPCHRVIGADGSLTGYAGGLARKQWLLDHERRHSG, encoded by the coding sequence ATGACTGCCAACGCCCTGCCCTCTACAGCCAACTTCGACCAGAGATACGACGCGATCACGCGTCGCGATCCCGAATACGTCGGCTCCTTCGTCACGGCGGTGAAGACCACCGGCATCTTCTGCCATCCCACGTGCCGCGCTCGCACGCCGAAGCGTGAGAACGTCGAATTCTTCGCCACCGCTCACGAGGCGATCGTTCACGGCTATCGCCCCTGCAAAGTCTGCAAGCCGATGGAAGCCCCCGACGAAACGCCCGGGTTCATCCAAGCGCTCATCGAAGAACTGCAGGCCGACCCGTCGCTCCGCTACCGCGCCGACGATCTGCGACGCCGCGGCATCGAACCGGCCACCGTGCGCCGCTGGTTTCTCCGTCATCACCAAATGACGTTCAACGCCTACCAACGAATGCTGCGGCTCAATCGCGCCTACCGCGAACTCTCGGCCGGCCAATCAGTCGCCGCCGCGGCGTTCGACTCCGGCTACGAATCGCTGAGCGGTTTTACAGACGGCTTTCGCAATGCCCTCGGCACTCCGCCATCGCAAGCGAGTGCGGCAACTGTCATTCACTTGGCGCGCCTCTCCACGCCGCTCGGCCCGATGGTCGCCTGCGCCACTGATGAAGGCGTCTGCCTCTGCGAGTTCGCCGACCGCCGCATGCTCGAAACCGAATTCGCCGACCTCCGCAAACGCCTGAACGCCGTCATCCTGCCGGCCGACGACAATCCCCACCTAGGCCAGCTCGATCGGGAACTGCAAGAATACTTCGCCGGCACGCGCACCGTGTTCGAAACGCCGCTCCACACGCCGACGACGCCCTTCCGCCAGCGCGTCTGGGACGAGTTGATCACTATTCCCTACGGCGCGACGCGCAGCTACGGCGAACAGGCTGAACGTATCGGCAAGCCAACCGCGGTCCGCGCCGTCGCGTCGGCCAACGGCCAGAACCGCATCGCGATCGTGATCCCCTGCCACCGCGTCATCGGCGCCGACGGCAGCCTCACCGGCTACGCCGGCGGTCTCGCGCGGAAGCAATGGTTACTCGACCACGAACGCCGACACTCAGGATGA
- a CDS encoding MCP four helix bundle domain-containing protein yields the protein MNWFKSLSVQAKLLFSFAAVCSISAIVGVFGLVKLGTINAMLDEMYVKQTVGISALKEANMCIVRIGRSAREIVLEKNPETNQANAEEALAFGNKVVEQLEAARPTITDPADREKFDRVMAIFPPYWVELQKAIQLGLENKDEEAYAIIAGNLPQAKEIGRNVNELCEAKDIASKAAAATGDEVFSQARTLMIGVIAVGVLAGLTLGYLIARWFAKAIMEVDDISNSVSSASQQLAAASEQLSSGAQQSASSLEETASSLEEITATVRQNADNADQANQLANSSRETAEKGGAVVAQAVDAMGEINRSSRKIADIITTIDEIAFQTNLLALNAAVSKRSASSRSTRRSLKWTK from the coding sequence ATGAATTGGTTTAAAAGCCTGAGCGTGCAAGCGAAGTTGTTATTCAGTTTTGCCGCGGTCTGTTCCATCAGCGCGATCGTCGGCGTATTCGGATTGGTCAAACTCGGGACCATCAATGCCATGCTCGACGAGATGTACGTCAAGCAGACGGTCGGCATTTCGGCCCTCAAAGAGGCCAACATGTGCATCGTTCGCATCGGCCGCTCGGCCCGCGAAATCGTTTTGGAAAAGAATCCTGAAACGAACCAAGCAAATGCTGAAGAAGCCCTCGCGTTCGGCAACAAGGTCGTCGAACAACTCGAAGCCGCCCGCCCCACAATCACCGACCCTGCTGATCGGGAGAAGTTTGACCGCGTGATGGCCATCTTCCCGCCCTATTGGGTCGAGTTGCAGAAAGCGATTCAGCTCGGCCTGGAGAACAAGGATGAAGAGGCGTACGCCATCATCGCCGGCAACCTGCCCCAAGCGAAGGAAATCGGCCGCAACGTCAACGAACTCTGCGAAGCCAAGGACATTGCTAGCAAAGCGGCGGCGGCCACCGGCGACGAAGTCTTCTCGCAGGCCCGCACGCTCATGATCGGCGTCATTGCCGTGGGAGTGTTGGCTGGCCTGACGCTCGGCTACCTGATCGCTCGCTGGTTCGCCAAGGCGATCATGGAAGTCGACGACATCTCGAACTCGGTCAGCTCCGCTTCGCAGCAGTTGGCTGCAGCTTCGGAGCAGCTGAGCTCGGGCGCTCAGCAATCGGCTTCGAGCCTCGAGGAAACCGCCTCGTCGCTGGAAGAGATCACCGCCACGGTTCGTCAAAACGCCGACAACGCCGACCAGGCCAACCAACTCGCGAACAGCTCGCGTGAAACGGCCGAAAAGGGTGGCGCCGTGGTGGCTCAAGCGGTCGACGCGATGGGCGAGATCAACCGTTCGTCGCGGAAGATTGCCGACATCATCACGACGATCGACGAGATCGCGTTCCAAACGAACCTGCTCGCTCTCAACGCCGCGGTGAGCAAACGGTCGGCATCGAGCAGATCAACAAGGCGGTCGCTCAAATGGACCAAGTGA
- a CDS encoding chemotaxis protein CheW — MQDDYAAGELDLARENGQFLTFTLQNEEYGIEILQVQEIKGFSKITPIPNAPPFVRGVMNLRGTVVPIIDLRARFSMTEKQYDQFTCIVVVNVVNRVVGLVVDTVSDVLSIPTDAIAEPPELASLESASCITGMGKLGERIVMLLDTARLVSAENFSAPQVSAA, encoded by the coding sequence ATGCAAGACGATTACGCGGCGGGAGAGTTGGATTTGGCCCGAGAAAACGGGCAGTTTTTGACCTTTACCCTTCAGAACGAGGAATACGGCATTGAGATCCTGCAGGTGCAGGAGATCAAAGGATTCTCAAAAATTACGCCCATCCCGAACGCACCGCCGTTCGTTCGAGGGGTGATGAACCTGCGCGGCACGGTGGTCCCGATCATCGATCTCCGCGCTCGGTTCTCGATGACCGAGAAGCAGTACGATCAATTCACGTGCATCGTCGTGGTCAATGTCGTCAATCGAGTCGTCGGGCTCGTCGTCGACACCGTTTCCGACGTGCTGAGCATCCCCACCGACGCCATCGCCGAACCGCCGGAACTGGCCAGTTTGGAGAGCGCTTCCTGCATCACCGGGATGGGGAAGCTTGGCGAACGGATTGTGATGCTCCTGGATACCGCCCGCCTGGTCAGCGCGGAAAACTTCTCCGCTCCCCAAGTATCGGCTGCCTAG
- a CDS encoding LamG-like jellyroll fold domain-containing protein produces the protein MKRQLLAGTCLLALCATSASGALVHRYTFDGNANDSVGTANGVVMGNTATYAGGQIVLSNPTNTGSGAFNNNNVPASGSYVDFPNFLIRDAAAAGQAGAVSVEMWVTMNTNRDWSALFAAGISSSGIEGNSDGGNDNFPYLQIIPRTGDGGAGNDLRVTSNGVAGPESFVDAPGDSTDLQVGVQEHLIAVFDQSGGLPGTITVYRNGALYGAPAPIANNLNIAANATAFPVTTLADVNVWLGRSMWPDSLIDASIAELRIYSHALTLQDAQNNNGLGPNTVVPEPASCALAALGLVGLAWTRRR, from the coding sequence ATGAAGCGGCAACTACTGGCAGGCACTTGCCTTCTCGCGCTCTGCGCGACGTCGGCATCGGGTGCCCTGGTGCATCGTTACACCTTCGATGGCAACGCAAACGACTCGGTCGGCACCGCCAACGGCGTCGTCATGGGCAACACGGCCACTTACGCCGGCGGCCAGATCGTTCTCAGCAACCCGACCAACACGGGCTCTGGCGCCTTCAACAACAACAACGTTCCGGCAAGTGGATCGTACGTTGACTTTCCGAACTTCCTCATCCGCGACGCCGCCGCGGCCGGCCAAGCTGGCGCCGTCTCCGTCGAGATGTGGGTCACGATGAACACCAATCGTGATTGGTCCGCTCTCTTCGCTGCCGGCATCAGCAGCAGCGGCATCGAAGGCAACTCCGATGGCGGCAACGACAACTTCCCCTACCTCCAAATCATTCCGCGCACCGGCGATGGCGGCGCAGGCAACGACCTCCGCGTCACCAGCAACGGCGTGGCCGGCCCCGAAAGCTTCGTCGACGCCCCCGGCGATTCGACCGATCTGCAAGTCGGCGTGCAGGAACACCTGATCGCCGTCTTCGATCAATCGGGCGGCCTGCCGGGCACGATCACCGTCTATCGCAACGGCGCGCTGTACGGCGCCCCGGCTCCGATTGCGAACAACCTCAACATCGCCGCCAACGCGACCGCCTTCCCGGTCACGACCCTGGCCGACGTCAACGTCTGGCTCGGTCGGTCGATGTGGCCCGATTCGTTGATCGACGCCAGCATTGCCGAGCTACGGATCTACAGCCATGCGTTGACCTTGCAAGACGCCCAGAACAACAACGGGCTCGGCCCGAACACGGTTGTGCCGGAACCGGCCAGCTGTGCCTTAGCAGCCCTGGGTCTGGTTGGCTTGGCTTGGACTCGCCGTCGCTAG